One window of the Runella slithyformis DSM 19594 genome contains the following:
- a CDS encoding energy transducer TonB: MKPTLMLLFSAFLSFTAFSQAVFADREVDKVAEPQGGMRFLQQFVKDNLQVPFQARVQQVQGRVFVTGTVETDGSTSELKVTKGLHPLCDAEALRVVGLYKAWQPAIKEVKAVRQTFHFSVVFPELPVTNYDSTHQRLVDYFNEKFQFTHDPTEYHFRRYIPVDKNGVVRDDVVFEEWKKKQWKPFFSVPFKRDSLMYKIAGETTTDSVPAYRLTVRDKDWNSYVPEIVIQTNGQVLSSKEKQGNKVVSYSDYYASGALRERQIPDGKNEKILTWYDNGQLKEVRTQELPDPTKPTEMLVIDLWSRDGKVQVKGGNGRGVYTTKVQKEQWIIEQGSFENGKKIGKWLAKRPDSTLYYEETYDKGKLVQGRLWLDGTEHTYTEVQELPKFSGGLSALGMFLGRNIKYPKEAARKNISGKVFISFVVCEDGSLCDYELLKGIGGGCDEEALRVVKGMSGKWLPGTERGQKVRVKYNLPVSFVPE, encoded by the coding sequence ATGAAACCAACTTTGATGCTGCTGTTTTCGGCCTTTTTGTCCTTTACGGCTTTTTCGCAAGCTGTTTTTGCAGACCGCGAAGTCGACAAAGTTGCGGAGCCGCAGGGTGGAATGAGGTTTTTACAACAGTTTGTAAAAGATAACCTACAGGTGCCTTTTCAGGCGAGGGTTCAGCAGGTACAGGGACGGGTATTTGTCACCGGAACCGTCGAAACCGACGGCAGTACGTCGGAATTAAAAGTCACGAAAGGCTTACATCCCCTTTGCGACGCCGAAGCTTTGCGGGTGGTAGGGCTCTATAAAGCCTGGCAACCGGCCATCAAAGAGGTGAAGGCGGTTCGTCAAACCTTCCATTTCTCCGTGGTATTCCCTGAGCTGCCCGTCACCAATTACGACAGCACTCACCAACGACTTGTTGATTATTTCAACGAAAAATTTCAATTTACGCACGACCCCACCGAATATCATTTTCGGAGATACATTCCCGTAGATAAAAACGGGGTGGTAAGGGATGATGTGGTTTTTGAAGAGTGGAAGAAAAAACAATGGAAGCCTTTCTTTTCGGTCCCGTTCAAGCGGGATTCGCTGATGTACAAAATTGCCGGTGAAACAACAACCGATTCGGTGCCTGCCTATCGACTGACCGTCAGGGATAAAGATTGGAATTCGTACGTGCCCGAAATCGTCATTCAGACAAACGGGCAAGTGCTGTCAAGCAAAGAAAAACAGGGGAATAAGGTCGTTTCTTACTCGGACTATTATGCCAGCGGTGCCTTGCGGGAACGACAGATACCGGATGGGAAAAACGAAAAAATACTGACGTGGTATGACAACGGACAGTTGAAAGAAGTTCGTACACAGGAATTGCCTGACCCTACAAAGCCGACGGAAATGTTGGTCATTGATTTGTGGTCGCGGGATGGTAAAGTCCAAGTCAAAGGAGGAAATGGCCGGGGCGTGTATACAACAAAGGTTCAAAAAGAACAATGGATTATCGAACAGGGCTCGTTTGAAAATGGCAAAAAAATAGGAAAGTGGCTTGCCAAACGCCCCGACAGCACGCTTTATTATGAAGAAACTTACGATAAAGGTAAGTTGGTACAGGGACGTTTGTGGTTGGATGGTACTGAACATACCTATACCGAAGTGCAGGAGTTGCCGAAATTTTCGGGCGGACTTTCGGCTTTGGGCATGTTTTTGGGGAGAAATATCAAATATCCTAAAGAAGCGGCCCGCAAAAACATTTCAGGAAAGGTCTTCATCTCTTTTGTCGTATGCGAAGACGGCTCTTTGTGTGATTATGAATTGCTCAAGGGAATCGGCGGCGGTTGTGATGAAGAAGCCCTGCGCGTGGTCAAAGGCATGAGCGGGAAATGGCTTCCCGGCACGGAGCGCGGTCAAAAGGTGAGAGTAAAGTACAATTTGCCCGTCAGTTTTGTGCCTGAATGA
- a CDS encoding serine hydrolase domain-containing protein, giving the protein MTSSVFCRIAALVLVATFPLFSQTGTRQAPPLLAAAAPEAVGMYSERLSRLDGMIQSYIDKGAFPGVAAIVVRNGRIVYYKAFGKADLDSPKPLAKDAIYRIASMTKAITSLAVMMLHEEGKIMLDDPISKYIPEFSKPVVIDTFEPKDSSFTTLPAKREISVRHLLTHMSGINYNVIGTDERIRAIYAKAGIVDAFTTANLRIGDNVKKLAKLPLTHQPGEKWTYGLSIDVLGYLVEVASGMTLDQFFQKRIFEPLGMKDTHFYLPDSKKDRLVPLYSEDKEKKLVKGTTNSLSSNPNYPIEGAKTYYSGGGGLSSTAYDYAIFLQMLLNNGVYNGKRFLSRKGVELFTNTNQSGTLFPDPRNYFSLGFSVVNEAGRSKGLGSVGTFSWGGAFSTNYFADPKEKICAVIMKQMWPTSYGGEIDRKFEMMIYQALDDQ; this is encoded by the coding sequence ATGACCTCCTCTGTTTTCTGCCGTATCGCTGCATTGGTACTTGTGGCGACCTTTCCTCTTTTTTCCCAGACCGGCACCCGTCAGGCGCCTCCCCTGTTAGCCGCCGCGGCCCCCGAAGCCGTGGGCATGTATTCCGAGCGCCTCAGCCGATTGGATGGCATGATTCAGTCGTACATCGACAAAGGGGCCTTTCCGGGTGTGGCGGCCATAGTGGTCAGAAACGGCAGGATCGTGTATTACAAAGCTTTCGGCAAGGCCGACCTTGACAGCCCCAAACCGCTGGCTAAAGACGCCATTTACCGCATTGCCTCCATGACCAAAGCCATTACATCATTAGCCGTCATGATGCTGCACGAAGAAGGTAAAATCATGCTCGACGACCCCATCAGTAAATACATTCCCGAATTTTCCAAGCCCGTGGTCATCGACACTTTTGAACCGAAAGACAGCAGTTTCACCACCCTTCCGGCCAAAAGGGAAATATCGGTACGGCATTTGCTGACGCACATGTCGGGCATTAATTACAATGTCATCGGCACCGACGAGCGCATTCGCGCCATTTACGCCAAAGCGGGCATTGTGGATGCCTTTACAACGGCAAATCTACGTATTGGCGATAACGTAAAAAAGTTAGCCAAATTGCCGCTCACTCACCAACCGGGCGAAAAATGGACCTATGGCCTAAGTATTGATGTACTGGGCTACCTGGTAGAAGTGGCTTCCGGAATGACACTCGACCAATTTTTTCAGAAACGCATTTTTGAGCCCTTGGGCATGAAAGACACGCATTTCTATTTGCCGGATTCTAAAAAAGACCGTTTGGTCCCGCTGTATTCCGAAGACAAAGAGAAAAAACTGGTCAAGGGCACCACCAACTCTTTGTCCTCCAATCCCAATTACCCCATTGAAGGCGCTAAAACCTATTATTCGGGCGGCGGCGGCTTATCAAGTACCGCGTACGATTACGCCATCTTTCTGCAAATGCTGCTCAATAACGGCGTTTATAACGGCAAACGATTCCTGAGCCGCAAAGGTGTTGAACTGTTTACCAACACCAACCAAAGCGGCACCTTATTTCCCGACCCGCGCAATTATTTCAGCCTGGGTTTCAGCGTCGTGAATGAAGCTGGACGCTCCAAAGGCCTGGGCAGTGTGGGCACGTTCAGTTGGGGCGGGGCCTTCAGTACAAACTACTTTGCCGATCCCAAAGAAAAAATCTGCGCTGTCATCATGAAACAAATGTGGCCGACGAGCTACGGCGGCGAGATTGACCGTAAGTTTGAAATGATGATCTACCAAGCCCTGGATGATCAATAA
- a CDS encoding NAD(P)H-quinone oxidoreductase — MKAIIVSQTGGPEVLTLQERPLPIPTLQDVLIRVHAAGVNRADLLMRQGRYGVSAQAPAEPLGLEVAGVVEQIGSPVSRWKVGDRVCALIRYGGYAEYAPANVHHCLPIPPGLSFEEAACLPETCMTVWNNVFQRMHLQAGENLLVHGGTSGIGVTAIQLAKAFGAQVFATAGTEEKCRFAEALGAVKCVNYKIHPFEEVLKPYGIDAILDYIGGDYTAKNIRLLRPEGRLCFIAGLGGVQTHFNIMEVMSKRLTITGSMLAPRDIEFKAALTAEVEKRVWPLIASGQFKPILYKTFPLSEAAEAHRLMESSEHIGKIVLVIP; from the coding sequence ATGAAAGCAATTATTGTTTCGCAAACGGGCGGGCCCGAAGTGCTTACTCTACAAGAACGTCCCCTCCCTATTCCTACTCTTCAAGACGTACTGATTCGTGTACATGCCGCAGGTGTCAACCGGGCTGATCTGTTGATGCGGCAGGGGCGCTATGGGGTTTCTGCGCAGGCGCCTGCCGAGCCGTTGGGATTGGAAGTGGCAGGGGTGGTAGAACAGATCGGTTCCCCCGTCAGTCGCTGGAAGGTGGGCGACCGCGTATGTGCGCTTATTCGTTACGGAGGTTACGCCGAATATGCCCCGGCCAATGTGCATCATTGCCTTCCCATACCGCCCGGCCTTTCATTTGAAGAAGCGGCCTGTTTGCCCGAGACCTGCATGACCGTCTGGAATAATGTGTTTCAACGAATGCACCTCCAGGCGGGCGAAAATCTGTTGGTACACGGCGGTACGAGCGGCATAGGCGTAACGGCCATTCAATTGGCAAAAGCCTTTGGTGCACAGGTCTTTGCCACAGCAGGCACGGAGGAAAAATGCCGATTTGCGGAAGCGCTGGGGGCCGTTAAGTGCGTGAATTACAAAATCCATCCTTTTGAAGAAGTACTTAAACCTTACGGAATAGACGCGATTCTGGATTACATCGGCGGCGATTATACCGCCAAAAATATCCGCTTGCTGCGCCCCGAAGGCCGTTTGTGTTTTATTGCCGGCTTGGGCGGTGTACAGACGCACTTTAATATTATGGAGGTGATGAGCAAACGCCTGACCATCACGGGAAGCATGCTTGCTCCCCGTGATATTGAATTTAAGGCTGCGCTGACGGCCGAAGTGGAGAAACGCGTTTGGCCGCTCATTGCCTCGGGTCAATTCAAACCGATTTTATATAAAACCTTTCCGCTCAGCGAAGCGGCCGAAGCGCATCGTTTGATGGAAAGCTCTGAGCACATCGGAAAAATCGTGCTGGTCATTCCCTGA
- a CDS encoding bifunctional rhamnulose-1-phosphate aldolase/short-chain dehydrogenase encodes MSATTMQFKHVSYLWDDAKAAELAGDEVALFIYRSNLLGADLRLTNYGGGNTSVKIMDKDPLTGNDTEVMWIKGSGGDIGTLKKSGCAALYMDRLRSLENVYRGLEFEDEMVELFNHCIFDLASKAPSIDTPLHGFLPFAHIDHLHPDAAIAIAAAKDGKKITDELFNGEVGWVEWQRPGFDLGLKLRACLEEAAAKGITLRGIMLGSHGLFTWGDTSYDSYINTLEVIEKCADYLEANYGKTRPVFGGAKIESLPAEDRQKQAAKLAPVLRGFCSSYRTMVGHFTDDERVLEFINSNDLDKLAPLGTSCPDHFLRTKISPLVLTLAPDEDLSDVAALKEKLLPGFVAYRELYTDYYETCKHSNSPAMRDPNPVVILYPGVGMFTFSKDKTTARLASEYYINAVNVMKGAEAVSEYTSLPRQEAFNIEYWLLEEAKLQRMPKPKALSGRVALITGSAGGIGKAIARRFAEEGAVVVLNDINEERLAGAKEEFVKKFGKDAVATTLLNVTDAQSILSAMDAAALAFGGVDIIVNNAGISISKPIEAHTIEDWDKLYDILVKGQFLVTQAGVAVMRKQGFGGDVINIVSKNALVSGPNNAGYGSAKAAQLHLSRLNAAELGGDKIRVNTVNPDAVIADSNIWAGGWAEGRAKAYGITVEELPAYYAKRTLLNEAILPDDIANACFAFVGGLLGKSTGNVLNVDGGVAMAFVR; translated from the coding sequence ATGTCAGCGACAACCATGCAATTTAAACACGTAAGCTACCTTTGGGACGACGCCAAAGCCGCCGAGTTGGCGGGTGATGAAGTAGCTCTTTTTATCTACCGCTCCAATCTTCTTGGTGCCGATCTTCGTTTAACCAATTATGGCGGAGGAAATACATCCGTCAAGATTATGGATAAAGATCCCCTTACCGGAAATGACACCGAGGTCATGTGGATCAAAGGTTCAGGAGGAGATATTGGTACGCTGAAAAAATCGGGTTGTGCAGCGTTATACATGGATCGTCTGCGTAGTTTGGAAAACGTATATCGCGGCTTGGAATTTGAAGATGAAATGGTCGAATTGTTTAACCACTGCATCTTTGATCTGGCTTCCAAGGCACCTTCCATTGATACGCCCTTACACGGATTTTTACCTTTTGCCCACATAGATCACCTGCACCCGGATGCCGCCATTGCGATCGCAGCCGCCAAGGATGGTAAAAAGATCACCGACGAGCTCTTCAACGGCGAAGTAGGCTGGGTGGAATGGCAGCGCCCCGGTTTTGACTTGGGCCTAAAACTTCGTGCCTGCCTGGAAGAAGCAGCCGCCAAAGGCATTACCCTGCGCGGTATCATGTTGGGCTCACACGGCCTGTTTACGTGGGGCGATACTTCCTATGACAGTTATATCAACACACTGGAGGTCATTGAAAAATGCGCCGACTACCTGGAAGCGAATTATGGCAAAACCCGCCCGGTCTTCGGCGGTGCCAAAATAGAAAGTCTGCCGGCGGAAGACCGCCAAAAGCAGGCCGCCAAATTGGCGCCCGTATTACGCGGTTTTTGTTCTTCTTACCGCACCATGGTAGGGCATTTTACCGACGATGAGCGCGTACTGGAATTCATCAATTCCAATGATCTGGATAAATTGGCTCCGCTGGGCACGTCCTGCCCCGACCACTTCCTCCGTACCAAGATCAGCCCGCTGGTATTAACGCTGGCCCCTGACGAAGATCTGTCGGACGTAGCTGCCCTGAAAGAAAAACTTCTACCGGGCTTTGTGGCCTACCGCGAGTTGTACACCGATTATTACGAAACCTGTAAGCATTCCAACTCACCCGCCATGCGTGACCCCAACCCCGTGGTCATTTTGTATCCGGGCGTAGGTATGTTTACGTTCTCAAAAGATAAGACCACGGCCCGTTTGGCCTCTGAATACTACATCAACGCTGTCAACGTCATGAAAGGCGCGGAAGCGGTATCGGAATACACCTCGCTGCCCCGTCAGGAAGCGTTCAACATTGAATACTGGTTGTTGGAAGAAGCGAAACTTCAACGCATGCCCAAACCCAAGGCCCTTTCCGGACGTGTTGCGTTGATCACGGGAAGTGCCGGCGGTATCGGAAAAGCCATTGCCCGCCGCTTTGCCGAAGAAGGTGCAGTGGTCGTATTGAACGATATTAATGAAGAACGTTTGGCCGGTGCCAAAGAAGAGTTTGTGAAAAAATTCGGCAAAGATGCCGTGGCCACTACCCTTCTGAACGTAACCGACGCGCAAAGTATCTTATCGGCCATGGATGCCGCTGCACTGGCTTTTGGTGGGGTAGATATCATCGTCAACAATGCCGGAATCAGCATCTCTAAACCCATTGAAGCCCATACGATCGAAGATTGGGATAAGTTATACGATATTTTGGTCAAAGGTCAATTCCTCGTTACACAGGCAGGCGTCGCGGTCATGCGGAAGCAGGGTTTTGGCGGTGATGTGATCAATATTGTGAGTAAAAATGCCCTGGTCTCAGGCCCCAACAATGCCGGATACGGCTCAGCCAAAGCCGCTCAACTGCACCTGAGCCGCCTGAATGCCGCCGAATTGGGTGGTGATAAGATTCGGGTCAACACCGTTAATCCCGATGCCGTGATCGCCGATTCCAACATTTGGGCCGGCGGTTGGGCCGAAGGCCGCGCCAAAGCATACGGCATTACGGTCGAAGAATTACCGGCGTATTATGCTAAACGAACTTTATTGAACGAGGCGATCCTGCCCGACGATATCGCCAATGCCTGTTTCGCCTTTGTGGGAGGACTGCTCGGTAAATCTACCGGCAACGTCCTGAACGTAGACGGCGGCGTGGCTATGGCTTTTGTTCGTTAA
- a CDS encoding TIM barrel protein encodes MQLEKYKIQQHNDTLLKAHERRLSYITSEIEHSEAIIQKVVDFQIAIPSWALGTGGTRFGRFSGGGEPRTLEEKIEDVGLLHSLNQSSGAISLHIPWDIPQDAKAIKALAAQHGLTFDAVNSNTFQDQPDQALTYKFGSLQNVNKAIRKQAVEHNIEVIKQGIELGSESLTVWLSDGSCFPGQLNFRKAYQNTLESLQEIYAALPENWKLFLEYKAFEPNFYSTTVGDWGQSYSYVQKLGNKAYTLVDLGHHLPNANIEQIVALLLMEGKLGGFHFNDSKYGDDDLTAGAIKPYQLFLIFNELVEGMDARGMNHATDLGWMIDASHNVKDPLEDLLQSVEGIMMAYAQALSVDRKALEEAQDNNDVVRAQEILQNAFRTDVRALVAEARLRAGGALNPLELYRSQKVRENLIAERGLKTVATGL; translated from the coding sequence ATGCAACTCGAAAAATACAAGATACAACAACATAACGACACCCTGCTCAAAGCCCATGAGCGTCGGTTGAGCTATATTACTTCCGAAATCGAACATTCAGAAGCCATCATTCAAAAGGTCGTTGATTTTCAAATTGCCATTCCTTCATGGGCGTTGGGCACGGGTGGCACCCGTTTCGGGCGTTTTTCGGGCGGCGGTGAACCGCGTACATTGGAGGAAAAAATTGAAGATGTGGGCCTGCTGCATTCACTGAATCAATCCAGCGGAGCCATTTCTCTGCATATTCCGTGGGATATTCCCCAAGATGCCAAAGCCATCAAAGCCCTGGCCGCGCAGCATGGTTTAACCTTTGACGCGGTCAATTCCAATACCTTTCAGGATCAACCCGATCAGGCATTGACCTATAAATTCGGTTCGTTGCAGAATGTCAACAAAGCCATTCGCAAGCAGGCGGTTGAACACAATATTGAGGTTATTAAACAGGGCATTGAGCTCGGCTCGGAGTCGTTGACCGTATGGTTATCAGACGGTTCCTGCTTTCCGGGCCAACTGAATTTCCGCAAAGCCTACCAAAATACACTCGAAAGTTTGCAGGAAATCTACGCTGCACTGCCCGAAAACTGGAAGCTGTTTTTGGAATACAAAGCCTTTGAGCCGAATTTCTATTCGACCACCGTCGGCGACTGGGGCCAATCGTATTCTTATGTTCAGAAGCTGGGTAATAAAGCCTATACCCTCGTGGATCTGGGCCACCATCTGCCCAATGCCAACATTGAACAAATCGTTGCATTGCTATTGATGGAAGGAAAATTGGGCGGTTTTCACTTCAACGATTCCAAGTACGGCGACGACGACCTGACGGCCGGTGCCATCAAACCGTATCAATTATTCCTGATTTTCAACGAATTGGTGGAAGGCATGGACGCACGCGGCATGAACCACGCCACCGATCTGGGCTGGATGATTGATGCTTCGCACAACGTCAAAGACCCGCTTGAAGACCTGCTTCAATCGGTCGAAGGCATCATGATGGCATACGCGCAGGCTCTTTCGGTCGACCGAAAAGCCCTTGAAGAAGCCCAGGATAATAACGATGTTGTGCGGGCGCAGGAGATTTTACAAAATGCTTTTCGAACCGACGTTCGCGCGTTGGTTGCCGAAGCCCGTTTGCGGGCCGGCGGTGCGTTAAATCCGTTGGAATTGTACCGCAGCCAAAAAGTACGCGAAAATCTCATCGCCGAAAGAGGGCTCAAAACAGTAGCGACCGGTCTGTAA